Sequence from the Epinephelus moara isolate mb chromosome 19, YSFRI_EMoa_1.0, whole genome shotgun sequence genome:
GGAGGATGTTTACCTACAGAGCCAGAGTAGTTTCCCCCTTCTTCAAGTCTCTGTGCTGCTAAGCCAAGCTCACAGCTCGCTGGCTGTAGCTTCCAATTAAACAGACATATGTGAGAGTGGTATCGAACTGCTCATCCAACTCTTGCCAAGAAGCATATAAGCATACCTCCTGAAACGTTTATCCATTCCTTTAACATGGAAATCTTTCTAGTCTTCTTGAAAGTGTTGCTAATGGTTCAGATTTCAAGTCATAAAAGCAGCTAATAAtgttactgttaatgtcacATTGCCTGCTTTGGGAACTTCCTGTTTGCACACTTTCATGTTTCAAACAAAAACTACATGACCTTTGCATTTTCTTGGTTGTAGTTTTCTGCAAGTTATTTAGTGTGTTGTTTAAAGCATGTACAAAGAGCCAACAGTCTCAATGGAAATCAGTGGTAAACTAATTGCCTGATGCCCTTGAATGATGCATGTTGCCAGTAATTTGCTGTTGAAAGGTAAAAAACGTTCTGACTTTATCCTCCCAACTGTATTCAAGGCCAAACTGTCGCTCTTCAGTGGCAAAGACTACAAGACTGGATGTGTGAGGTGGttatctaaatgctaaatctcaTTAGAAGTCAGTGCTGGGGTAATACAGAGTCTCAGAGGAGAGTCACTCAGTAATTGAGGAGCGGAGTTTCAGACAGATTCCCCAGTTGCCAGTTTGGAGTGAATGCAGCAGAGAATTACATGAACATTTAAAGAGTGGAAAGCCGGACGCAGCCCCAGGGGTCAAAGAATTCAGGAAGAATTCACCAGTGGGAGAGATAAAGTATCTTCCCACAAATACAGGCCTGGATTCTGGGAAGAGCCGCCTTATCACAGATGGATATTTTGAGCCAAGGTCAGCAGAATTAAAAGAGTCAGCCAACTGTGCTAATTACAGGATTGGCAAGAATataaagaattttaaaatgcagccagcaagaaaaaaaaatatgaaatcatTTTTTGATCTTCTGCAGATAAGATGCAAAACTACTCACTAGTTTAATCAGATTTGAAAAGTTTCTCCAAAGTCGACACTCCCTGTTGTTTATTTGCCgattttatttctgtataaaGGAAGTCAGTCGTCCTCATTAAGAGCAGACATTTAGGATGCATGGCTCGCACCATCAGTTGGGTTATTACACGCTTGAATGCTGCATTACTTTGAATTTAGAGGTACCTGAGGGGGTGtaactttaaagtgaaaaaaCAGAGGTGAATACCTGACATTCTGCAGGATACTTTCAGAGGTCTGATCAGGGGCACAGACAAGAATttcaattttgttttgatttaatatGAAAAAGCAATCCAAGCACTTAATTCAGCAAGACTATTATGTAAAATAGCAGGACTTGAGAGGTTACCAGGCTTTAAAAATACCAACACTGAATATCACCAGCATAAGAATGAGAAGAGACGGATAATGCGTCCTAAAAGCAGCATTTACATGGATGGAGAATAAGAGAGGTCCAAGAATTGACCCTTGAGGAACGCCACAGGTCAGAGAACCCCAATTAACAACCAAAGATGTGTACAAAGAATTCATAAACAGGAGGAAAAACACTCACTGTACCAGTTCTCAAGCTAAAATATCATGATCAACAGTCTCAACAGCAGCACTGGAATCAAGAAGAGCATAAATGAAATGATTGCTCTGATCTGACGGCAGCAGGGTATCTGTACAGTCCTCCAGGGATGTAAGCACATTGGTTCCCTTGACAAAAAGGCCactgggatttttccattggattttagaTTACTGCAGGAAATAAGATCTTTGgcaacaaaagtttatgatacttacatcaTTTGATCAGCAAAATACTCTTTAGATAATCACTAGAAGTAAAATGTGATAAATGAACTACACTGCAGTTGCATGACTTCACCGTTGCCAGCACAACAAGGCGGTAGAGCCGTGTTTGACGTGCAGAATGCTGACTCTTTTCCACAACTCACTCCTACTGCACTCTATAGGAAGAGATATCACTTTGCTTTGCTTTagatgaggacagagacagacctgtGAACAAACTAAGAGCACAAAATGTACAGCAGCATTGTAAGCAATATTAAAACAATTCACTAAGTTATTAAAATGAGAGGGCAGAGACTTTCTGCCATTAATAACAAACATAAGAGCCTGAATACCCACATGGCTACTAACAGTGAGAGGGGAGCATTTGAAATGGCTTCTATAAACAACAGCTCGACCACCACCACACCCAATCGGCCCAGGAGAATTAGAAAGCTAGAAAGTTGTTGGGGCCCACCTCCAAAAGCTGGCTGCATGCCTCAACGTTTTACTGTgcttcagttaaaaaaacaaagtctaCATTGTGCAATAATAAAGTCATTAAAGGCTCAGTCTGctgatattctatatttttctttttgtcaacaaaaaaaacaaagcaataaaTTTATGCTACTGACAAATACTTTCTGTCAAAGCCTGATTAAGGTTATTTCTCTGTGCCTCAGAGCTCCATTGTTTCCTCAGAAACTATTAAAGCACTGAGTTCATTGTCATGAACATaaacactgtagtttattttgagtcagcGCCAAATGCACTCACCATATCACCAAGCTGAAAACAAATCCTCCTTATTGAATAACTACAGCATCCAgctgtaaataaaatgaaatcttAAAACCTCTCTTTATAGACTTGCATTTATGTagcttttatttgattaattggTATGAAACCTCAGTcgtatttttttgtgtgaaagtgTGAGATTGTGTATTTGAATCTTATTTACTCTATCGTAGACTGTCTTTTACttgtattttctcatttcattaggtgaagcactttgagttgcACATGCTGTATGAACTGTGCTGTACAAATTAAGTTACTCTTGTTCTTACTCTTATGATTTAAGGAAACTTATAAGCctttttaaaaagatgaaaGTACAACTTTGTGACCCATTTAAGTGTAGAGAAGTCAGAAGGTATTGAGAGACAGACTAACACATTATTGGTTATTGAACATCTCCAGCCCAgtcctttaaataataatattttgggCCCTAATATTCAGCGGACCAAATATTTCAGGGTCCCTAAATGGAGTTAGGGGTGAGATGTGGATAGCAAGCATCACCAAGTTAGAGTCATCTCTGCATACTTTAACTACAGCAGGCATTTATTGCCAAAATGATATTTACCAGAAACTTGTAGCCTTGTATGAGCTACATAATTAAGAGATAAGAGATCCAACCATGTCAGAAAAACCACTGCGCTGTCGACAAAGAAATAACTTCCAATCTCTGTCTTTTCCAGAGTATTAACCAGTTGTTATCGACCGTCTGTTCCAACGACTGGATCCTGGCTCTTCATCAGATCCTGCTCATCCTCCTCATCGTGGGGAAGTGGCTCCTCCCACTGGGAGGCGGAGTCACACGTGACGAGCTCTCGCAGCTTCTCCTAATTTTTGTTGGCACTGCGGCAGACATCCTGGAATTTACCAGTGAGACGCTGTCAGATGTCAAGTGGGTGGCCGGTCATGTTACTTGTTGGTTATGAATGCTTGATGGTTTTATGTCTGAGCTCTGTGTGCAATATGTTCACATTTATGTATAAAGAATGGACAAGAAGGTGAAGAGCTCAAGCACTTCAAGAGTTTtggaagtggggttgtatgaggttctTGTCCATAGTCAGCACACAGCACAGCAAAAGTTCCACCTAAAACAGTCAATATCAGTACAAGTATGCGCTACATTGAGactattttcactgctttaccctTAGACAACAATTTTCAATgggaagttgttgaaatccggCCCTTAGGCAGTGACATGTGGTGTCAGACATCGGCAAAAAACCGCCCTTTAACGTTGGCACGATGCgtggccagttgctgttatagtttaacagtgcccagcggcgtcagggggaaacgtggtgggacaaggatgaaaataaggcggcaaaagtctgagtggggttggtgggaagggtggtggaAGGTTCAACAGACAatgactttcaccctggagagcAGTTTTCGcgagctgctggtctgccgcTGCCTCATCAGTTATTTTTCTGTGTGATATTATATCACTTCAGCATTTAAActggttagtttggattcaccaaagtcacacaataacacagacaaactaTCTGATCGAGGCAacggcagaccagcagctcctgtgttcagcaatgttaaatcgcTGTGtttcttaatggagtctggctttgaagagagcattgaTGTGGCACTGAAGGCGTTAACAACGTCCCTGTCTGACGAAAacgtaaagcagtaaaaatacttTCAACATAGCGTACGCGTAAACCACTATTGTTTttgtaggtggctaaaatatacTTTATTGCTGAccacatccacagcagtacattgcttagcttccatgtcgaGTGTGCTtatccaaactgggggtgtgctgacCGCCATCtaatgtatgtaatacactTACTGTGGATAAGTAcatcatacaaccccacttcaaaagatgaAGTTACCTAATTTATGTGCACAAATCATGACATCGCACATCATGGAATTAACTGTAATAAGACATCTGACATTTATATAAACTAACAGGACTGACTTATTTTCCATGTCTTCTCCAGGGAGAACAGCCCTGAGCTGGTCTACATCATCTTAGCCGTATGGACTTGGAGCATGTTGCAGTTCCCCCTACATCTGGCcggtcagtgtgtgtttgtgtcttaaaCAAATAACTGTGCTTATTAAGCAGTTACAGCCGTGTATTGTTGCACACAGCCTCCTCCCACTGTGGGACAATCCAAACAATGTGTTCAGACGCTGGCAAAACATTAGTGAAGTCAGCAGCGTCTAGACCAGTCCTGTAAGTAAACAGTGAAGAGTAGTTGGGTTGCTGCTCTATCTCCAGCTTTGTCAAATCATTAAcccaaaaaactgttttcacgTCCCGAGCATTGGTCACGTCCGTACATTCAGACATATAGTTCTAAAAACAGACTTACCACAAAAAGAAATTACTAACAGGAAGGGTGTAGTTATAGAGTTTGTATAGAGGTCGACAGTCTTTAGGAGGAAATCCAGTCTCACTCATTCATTACATGAATAGATTTGGAATGACAAAGTCTTCAGTTCTCAACTTGGCTGATAAGAGAAAGCCATTATCAGGCAAGGCCCAACTAGCAGATGGCTTTCTGAAACTTATTACACTGAGCACAGACAAGAATGTAAACCCGCCTGCTCGAGGCTGAGGGAACAAAGGATAGTGTTtcatgaaagaaagaaagaaagaacattaTAACGCCATTAGAAACAGTGCAACTTTGTTCTTGGAAAAGACGACCCCCACTAATGATCTCAATTATTAATAACCcaacatttaataatttatAAATGGTGGTAGAGATTCTTTCTAGTAAAACTGTTGTGTGTAGCTTTACCAGTAAATTCAGTCGCAGCGCATTTAGAGCACTTAGACTTTAAACGCACAGCGCTCTGTTTACAAATGACGCTgcttttctgtcagtgtgtacAGTTTGTGTGCGCTCACGTGGGCGTGTCTTTTTGTTAGTGTTAGAGCAGTGGTGTCCAGTGTGTTTGAcagccatgtaaacacagaaaGTGTTGATATACAGGTGCAACATGTTCATCAGGGGTGAGAAGCACTAGAATTATTTACTCATGTACTGTTACGTTCAAGAAATTTTACTCAGGGAAAAGTACTTGTGTAAAGATGTACATGGATAAAAGTACAACTTCTCTACTGCTTCATTCCCAAAGCACAAGATACCCAGTCCACGAAGCCTCACAGTCCCAATATAACCAGTCCACTTAACCTCTTGCACTCCTCAGATTCAAAAAGTTTAAAGATGACAGGAAGACATGACAGGAATAAATGGTCACAAAAAGCAGGAAGGCCTCAAACACCTCACTGAAGGTAAAACTCTCTAAAGGTCCActatgagcatgttagcatttagcacgTTAGCCAGACACAGCATGCACCTGGGGCCGTATTCTCAAAGCTTCCTAGAACATAGAGTTGCTCCTCGTGATGAAATTCAAAGAACATTCGTataatttccccttaaagttaagactaggccCTTATAAAGATAGAAGTTATTCACGGAGCATCTTAGACCTTTAAGGAGCTCCTAAAGTGAAAACTGtcaggagcagggaggaggatttttaagaggcttaagagtttcttaagcagaggagaaaatggtggaaacacaaggAGGTCGGAGAAATAGTCACCGAATGCTAGATGAAAGTGAgcaaatgaaatgctacagattagatcgtGCAGCGATAACATGTGTGGGatacgcacacatttcccacccaaCACAATAACGCTATGACAcgagaaataaaatgatcacaacactaagatatttggaaaatgcaacagtgcagcagtgatgacttcaTCAGCAGAGTGACCACATTAACAATGACAAcgctttcacagtcagcagttcatctcatctccactgggtgtccacaccttgcaggctcacagaagggcgtgtctgtgacaaccaatcacatctgttaaagaAGGCATCACACCTATAGGTTAAAGTTTCTGCCAAGtttaaggggccgtacacatgctgcatctttaaccgcctgggAAAGGTGAGGTCAGGCGCTGGGCGCTGctctttttaaagattattttttagggCTTTTCTGCCTTTATTAAAGGACAGTTGAAGAGGGacaagaaagagggagagagaataGGGACGACATGCtgcaaagggctgcaggttaTAATTGAACCCAGGCTTCTGCAAGGGACTCAGCCTATGTGGGGCGCACACTCTAAGTGTTGAGCTCGAGGTCGCccctgggtgctactcttgggCCGTCTCTGTGCCAGTTTTCAAGAACAcgggcaggttgcgtctgagttTGCTGAACAACCTCAGGAAGCACCACATCATAGCCTATtaacctgaaatcctgagtgcagagctgatctcagtgctgtttgtgtgtacagtagGCCTGttctggcagctctgcactaaaatgatcaacttcttctccatatttatcacagactgatatttatggataAAGGGAAAGAtgtctgtcggctgtgattggttggtccgcatcacatgacatgcggtgtgTGCTGCTGCGTTCTAAAAGCTGAATTGTGAATTGAATTGTGTTGTGTGCACCATCACGGTGTCACTATggcatttcaatcaggagagacagaaaaatgaaataaagatgaAATTTAATGCgaaatatgagtgtacagattaagaGATAATTTGTGCTGATAAGATTCTTTGGCACTtagacaccagagggagattatTTGTAATCGtgggacatctgagcggcagcaagataaatcccccaGTCTAGACACTTGTGGTGGAGGCTGATGACTTTGGTTGATGACTGCTGAGGTGAGTCGAGGCTGCATCCGagaagactaggtggtgatggggaggtggagggtacgCACGGCAGCAGCATGAAAGAACTGCGGGCAgaaaaagaaccatatttaaaatgaagagcagtgagatgataggctgacggagaaggtgtgtcgctgagttATTGGAGACAAGTCAGCTGATGACTCGACTGACAGCACTCATGCAAGGAGTGAATAGCAGGGTGAGGAAGGCAGTTACAGCCTAAGCATGAacagtattgtcttcctgactaaACTTTTGCCAGAGCTTCATTTGAGCGCACCTGCCACATGTCTACATCAGAAACAATtaatttgagggcacaaaaaacCCTGGCATGTGTACGGTGATTCTTTATTTGACGGCACTGTTGTATCTTTTGTACTGTTCACTTACTGCAAGTCCCAGTCCACACCCCTTACACCACTGGACAGAAACATTTACAACACGTAACATGTGCAGGGTGTCAGCTGAGCGCAGTGTGTCACATCACTGCTTTTTCCCCAAATATCTCCAGTCGTCTTTAGTCGCTCAGATATATTTGGATTTATTTGACATAGTTTTGAGATTTGTACCACCAGCAAAATGGAAGAAGAGGGAAATAAATTTGTGATGTTCAAATCAAAGaaaatttacatttgaaaactgaaATTTTAAGCTAATAATTGACCAAGGAAACACCACATGGTCCATTAAATATCTTTCCATTGCATCCTACAGTCAGAAGTCTCAGTTAAGCATTGGCTTCCTGTTGgcttcagaattgattttaagattcttttattagtttttaaagttCTTAATGGTCTTGGTCCTTATTTATCAGATTTTCTTTTAACCTATCAGCCCTCTAGGACCCTCAGGTCCTCTGGTAGTAGACTGTTAATTATTCCAGAAGTTAGAACTAAATCCCACGGTGAGGTGTCCTTTTCTTATTACGGCCCACgtctgtggaacagcctgccagaGGATCTGAGGGCAGCAAAGAGTGTGGATATATTTTTAAAGGCAAACTCGAGACCTGCCTTTTTAGCTTGGCTTTTAGTTGATTTTTACtgatctatttatttttatttatttacttatttctcatatatttattgatttttttttagacattttatcattgtcatatattttaaatcctttatttatttcttattgaTAACTTTTAGTCATATATCTTATATGCTTTTAAAGTTATCTATTTAgcaatttatttctatttatctatatacttttatttatgtattttcatatatatatttatttattttatttttattttttatttctatttatatattttattgctatttctatttattcttattctatttttttaacacttttattTGAAGGTTTTCTTATATTTTacctccagtgtttcctcactgATGGCGTTTCCTCGGTTCTCTCAGGTCCTTGCACCTCACGCTGGGGTGCGTCCCGTGTCTGGACTGTGTCTGGATGTGGTTTGGCCCGACTACATCTATGCCTGGTATTGTGTCTCCATCAGGGCATGATGGTGCCAGGTGTGGGTGTGGTCGGACTGCGTCATTTCTGGATGCGGTCTGGAGGTGGGATGCGCTCTGGTGCGGGGTGCATGGGGGTCTGTGTCACTATGACGCAGGCCCCCctgtggttttgttgtttttgcttcttgttaatgtttttttgggggtGGGGTGCAATGCAACAGAGTTTCTGATCTCCTGTCTTTTCGTCTCCTTATTCTTAAAAGTGGTGAACTCCAAGCCAAAcagtgagggagaggaggggtcCCAGGAGGTTTCCCTCTTAGCCAAGCGCAGCACGGACATGTGGAGCATCGTGGAGGCCTTGTTCATCCAGGACGGGCCTTTCCTGGTGGTCCGGCTCACCGTCATGACTTACTTCAACGTCTTCCACCAGATGCTGGGGTTCTTTGCAATCAAAAACTTCCTGGTGGTCATACTGAACTTGTACAGGTTGGTGATTATATGCCAgcacttcagcagcagcagaaccagCAGGGACAGCACCATCCCGTGTGCTTGATGACTCATCTCACAGAGGGAAGATAGGAATCAGGGAGATGGATGTTACGCCCTAAAAACTGAAACAGGAGCAGGAAAACAAGGAGATGCTTGCTTCTGTTTTCTTCTC
This genomic interval carries:
- the LOC126406404 gene encoding transmembrane protein 26-like, with amino-acid sequence MFLFKFICALITRSLFILVSLTGVWRVTWVKKDPNYWFLTFLFLPLVIEMIITLKRRKGQDYKWFSPPIFLFLISIIPSIWLLELHHQQDKASDPQCKRLDSWENVRELITLNETVGNLTTQNYLKSINQLLSTVCSNDWILALHQILLILLIVGKWLLPLGGGVTRDELSQLLLIFVGTAADILEFTSETLSDVKENSPELVYIILAVWTWSMLQFPLHLAVVNSKPNSEGEEGSQEVSLLAKRSTDMWSIVEALFIQDGPFLVVRLTVMTYFNVFHQMLGFFAIKNFLVVILNLYRLVIICQHFSSSRTSRDSTIPCA